AAAATTTCAAGTTTTTTAGCTTTTAGTGGAAATTGCCCAGTTTCAAAAATTTTATCTTTAAAAGTTGGCAATTCCCCCTTTTGAAAAATACCATTTGATAAAATTTCTAATTGTTTATTGCTTTGTGCTAATTCGCTTTTGCGTTTATGTAGGGATTTAATCATTAAAGTTTTAGGGTTTCAAAGTTGTCTTCCATAGTGAAATCGAGAGGATGTAATGTTCTCAATTTCATTCGACACTAATTTACATATCTAGCTTATTCACTTTATTCATCATTTGTACGCCATGTACTAACGATGCGCCACCACGAATGGCTGCGGCGACATGGAGAGCTTCCATCATTTCTTCTTTGGTAATGCCTCGTTGCAAGCCATCGCCTGTATAGGCGTCAATACAATATGGACATTGAATGGTATGGGAAACAGCTAAAGCAATTAACGATTTCTCTCTTTCAGTCAGTGCGCCTTCTTCAAAAACTTTGCCGTAGTAATCGAAAAATTTAGCTCCTAATTCTTCATTCCATTCAGAGATTTTTCCAAACTTTTTTAAATCGGCAGGGTCGTAATATGTTTTTTGCATAAAGTGTTTTTTATAAAGATAAAAATCTATTGGTTTTAAGTCGGAGGATATTTAAATACTTAACAAAAAAAGTTCATTATTTAATTTGATAAATAATGAACTTGATTGTTATGTAAAGTTCTGAAACTTTTATTGTTTTATTAAACTTCGAGAAATTACGATTTTTTGAATTTCAGAAGTACCTTCATAAATCTGTGTAATTTTGGCATCTCTCATCAACCGTTCTACATGATAATCTT
The genomic region above belongs to Mariniflexile litorale and contains:
- a CDS encoding arsenosugar biosynthesis-associated peroxidase-like protein; the encoded protein is MQKTYYDPADLKKFGKISEWNEELGAKFFDYYGKVFEEGALTEREKSLIALAVSHTIQCPYCIDAYTGDGLQRGITKEEMMEALHVAAAIRGGASLVHGVQMMNKVNKLDM